GGAATCGAGGATGGTGCGGCGCTCGACCAGACCGTTGGCGTGCAGTGTGTCGCCGGTCTCGACCATATCGACGATGAGATCGGCCAAATCCACCAGCGGCGCCAGCTCGACCGAGCCGCTGAGCACGATCAGTTCGGCGGAGATGCCGCGCTGGCGGAAGAAGGCTTCGGTGAGGCGCGGGTATTTGGTAGCGACGCGGGGGTTGGTCTCCAGGCGCAGGGGACGGTCGGGGCGGGCGGCGGGGGCGGCCACGCTCAGGCGGCAGAAGCCGAAGGGCAGGCGCAGCGGCTCGAAGACATCGGCCCCGCGCTCGCGCAACACATCCAGCCCGGCGATGCCCAAATCCGCCGCGCCCTGCTCGACGAAGACCGGCACGTCCATGGGCTTGGCCATGATGTAGTTCAGGCTGGCGTCGGTGCTGGGCGCGACCAGGCGGCGGCCGGTGTCGGCCAGGGGCAGGGGCCAGCCGGCGCGTTCGAGCCAGATGAGGGCGTCATCGGTGAGGCGGCCTTTGGGGAGGGCAAGGGTGAGGCGGGAGGCGGGAGGCGGGAGGCGGGTTTCGTTCATGGTCACGTCCTCCAGCCTGCCAACCAGTTGGCCCGCGCCACAGGCTGCATGTCGCCAGCCCCATCTTCGATGCGAAGGAAGCCATCGCAGGTGCAACGCACGGCGCGCGGGGCGAAGTTTTCCGGTTCCGGGCCGAGGGCGAGGGCGACGACGAGGCCGGCGGCGCGAGCCTCGGCGGCCAAGCGCACGTAGTCGCCACAGGCGCAGGGATAGACCAGCAGGTCGGGTGCAGGTTCGGCGGGCGGGCCGGCTTGCCGCGTCCGGGCCAGGAGGATGCGGTCGAGGTAGAAGGCGCAGCCGACGGCGGGTTGGGCCGGGCCAAAGTGCCCGATCAAGTTGTCATAACGTCCACCGTTCACGACCGCAAAGCCAATTTGCGGTGTGTAGGCTTTGAACGTGATGCCGGTGTAGTAGTCCATCCCGCGCACATCGGCCAGATCGACGGCAAAGTGCGTCTTGACACCGTAGTGCTCCAGCCGGGATTCGACCGAGCGCAGGCGGTCGATGGCCGCGGTCATGGTGCTGTTCCGGGTCAGGGCCAGCGCCCGGCCGAGCACGCCGGCGCCCTGCGGTCCGGCCAGATCGAGCAGGCCGAGCACGGCCGCACGGTCGCCGTCGGGCAGGTGCAGGTCGGCCACGAAGGCGGCCAGGTCGTCCCGGCTTTTGCGGTCGAGGGCTGAGTGCAGCGTTTGCACAGCGGTGGGCGGCAATTGCAGATGTTCGATCAGGCCGTGGAAGTAGCCGAGATGGCCGAGGGTGAAGCTGAATTCCGGCAATTCCAACGCGGCCAGGCCTTGCACGGCGAAGGCCAGCACCTCAGCATCGGCGTCGGCGCTGCCGGCGCCGATCAGTTCGATGCCCGCCTGCCAGAATTCGCGCTGGCGGCCGGCGCGCGGTTCTTCGTAACGGAAAGCTGGGCCGCTGTAGAAGAAGCGCAGGGGCAGGGGCTGGTCGAACAATTTCGAGCCTGCCAGCCGGGCGGTAGGGATGGTGAGGTCGGGGCGTAGAGCCAGGGCGCTGCCGTCGCGGTCGATGAAGCGGTATAGTTCCTCGGCCAGCTGCGCGCCGGCCTCGGAGGCCAGAGTTTCGGCGTACTCGAAGGTGGGCGGGATGACCTCGACATAGGCCCACCGCCGACCCAGTTCCCGCAAGCTGGCTTCGGCCCGCCGCCGGGCAACGGCGGCGGCGCCGAAATAGTCGGCGACGCCGCGAGGGATGGCGGGGGGATTGGGGAGTGGAGATCGGAGATCGGAGATCGGAGATCGGGGGTCCATCGTCTATCGTGGAACAACAAAAAAGACTAGCGGGGTCGCTAGTCTTTGCGGGGTGAGAGGGGTTGGTGGCCGTGGCATGACGCCCGCGGTGAGAACTCTCACCCGGTCAGTCGTGATGGTGGCTGGAAAACTGGAGCATGGCGGGACTATAGCAAGGGCGGGGGCGATCTGTCAAAGACGCTCAGTGGCTGGAGAATAGGAAGGCGTCGTCAGTCTGGCTTTCGGACAGACGGAGCGGGAAAGCGGGCGGCTCGATTTGCGGTCAGGGCCGGATGGTGCGAGAATGCGCCGATAACCCGGCAGACGGGCGCGCGTGCCGGGTTTGCTCTCAGCGCAGGATGAGTCGTTCACACACTTGGCCGTATTGGTGAGATATGCAGAGTATGCCGGACAAGCCGCGGCAATTGGCCTGGTCCGTGAGGTGTTCAACTCCGTAGCAGCCATGAATCCGTCGAAGAACGCTGCCACGTACTGGCAGGCAGTCAACCGGACGTTTGTCAATGCCGATGGGAGCATTCGCGACCTTTGGCGTGAAGAAAAAATCGCCTCTGTCGAATCCATCGAATTGGCTCGTGAGGAAGCCCTGCGGTTTCTGGCCGCAGAACGTGAGCGAATCATGAGGCTCACACGAGATGAGGCTATTCGCGAAGTCCTGCAATGGCGCAAGATTGAGAATAGGATAATTGCCGTCCAATCAGTGACCGATAACAATTTGCTGGCAGCAGGTTGAATGCAATGAATGACGCTTACATTGACCGGATTACCTTGGCGGATTGCAGGGATCATCTGCCTTTGCTGGCCGATGAGAGTGTAGAACTCTTTCTATCCGACATTCCGTACGGTATTAGCCTCGATGATTGGGATGTTCTCCACAACAATACGAACTCCGCCTTGCTTGGCCAATCTCCGGCGCAGGTTGGAAAATCTGGTTTCAAACGGCGAGGCAAGCCGATCAATGGATGGTCGCAGGCCGATCGGAACATGGGAAAGGAATACGAAGAGTGGTGCTTATCTTGGGCACAGATGGTGCTCCCGAAGCTCAAGAGCGGTTCCTCGGTATTCGTCTTTGGTGCACGTCGCACGATTCACCGCGTAGTCAATGCCTTTGAGGACAGTGGTTTCCTGCTCAAGGATATTCTTGCCTGGAAGAAGGATTCGGCCCACCACAGGGCACAGCGCGTCAGCATCGTCTTTGAGCGTAGAGGATTGAAGGATGCTGCACAGGCCTGGCATGGTTGGCGACTTGGAAATCTGGCGCCCATTTATGAACCTATTGCCTGGTTTATGAAGCCTTATCGAATTGGCGGCACGATTGCCGACAACATCCTTGAGCACGGTGTTGGAGCAATGAATATCGAGGATTGCCAGTTACAGGGTGCAAATCCGACGAACATCCTTGAATTCGGCTTCCAGAAACAGGAGGAGCGAATCCATGAAGCCCAGAAGCCTCTGAAGTTGATTCAGTTCCTGATCAGGTTGATGACAAAAGAAGGGCAGACGGTGCTTGATCCCTTTATGGGAAGTGGGACAACAGCAGTGGCTGCCAAACAACTGAAGCGCCATTTCATTGGTTTCGAGGTCGTGCCGGAGTTCCACGCCCGTGCTCTCGATCGGCTTGATCATGAAACAGCAACTCCGTACTTTTCTGAATCCAGGACACTCCAGCCGATGCTGTTCGAGAAGCCCATGGGGGAATACGAGAGCCAACAAGTTGCTGCACCCGATCGTGGCCGGTTGACGCTCCGAAGCGGCAGACAGGCTTTGCGCTAGTCGGGCAAGTACAGGGGCGTGGATCACTGGTAGGACGCGGTTGACAAGCAAGCGCCAGCGGCATAGACTCTGCCCATGCCGCATCCACATCTTCCGCGCTGTCAACCGAGGAGTTGAACCAATGACGAATACGACTCTGAGCTTTCTTGGCGACCGTTCGACCTGGCAGGGGGCGAAGGTTGCCCTCGATGATATTCACGGTCTTTGGGGCGGGAGGCGGGTCGTCGTTCAGGGCGACGGCGTTGCCTTCGTCACTCAGGTCGATCTCGCCCAGGAGGAGCAGATCTTTCGCCTGGCCTTGGGCGTCGAACGGGCGCTGCGCGTGTTCGATGTCTGTGTCGGGAATGACATCCTCGCCATCGTCTTTCCGCCCCACACACCGGTTCCTGACGAAGTCAGCACCCGGCTGGAGATCACCAACCCGGCCGGGCAGAGCCAGACGGTGACGCATTGGGCCAATGGGCCGGTGGATTATCGCTTCGAGGAGGCGCGGGCGGTGTTGACGGTGGTGGCAGACAATATGGAGCAGTTCCAGCCGGCCGCCCTCCCGCGGCCCGAACCGCCCCCGGCCCCGGTACAGCCGGCGCCGGCCGCACCCCCTGCTCCACCCTCGCCCGAGCGCCTGCTGGCGGCCATCACCGGCTATTTCCAGGCCGAGAAGTGGTCATTCGAGAGAGTAGCCGACCGGCCGGTGCTGCGGCTGCCGTTTCAGGGCAAGAACGGCAAGTGGACGTGCTATGCCCAGGTGCGCGTGGCTGTGGGACTGGAGCAGTTCCTGTTCTACTCGGTCATGCCCCTCAACGCGCCCGAGCCAAAACGCCAGGCCATCGCCGAGTTCATCACGCGCGCCAACTATGGCATGGCCCTCGGCAATTTCGAGCTGGACTTTTCGGATGGCGAGGTGCGCTACAAGACCAGCATCGACGCCACCCATATCGACCTGATGCCCGCCTTGATCAAGCCGATGGTGGTCACCAATTATCTGATGATGGACAAGTATTTCCCAGGACTGATGTCGGTCATCTATGCCAATGTCAGTCCTGCCGAGGCGGTGAAGCAGATCGAGGGGTAGGTGCAGGGTGGGGGGGCTGCCAACGCTTTGCGCAGTTGGCAGCCCCCGCAGGCGGTTCTCAGTGGAGGATGACCGGCAAGAAGACGGGGCCTTGCACCGCCGGGCGCGATTCACCGGCCACCGGCTTGCCAAAGCTGACCGCGTAGGAACCGGCGGCTGCCTGCCCGCTGCTGTGACGCACCTCGACCGCAACCACTTCGCTCGGCATGAGGTCGAGGGCCAGCGTCCAGTAGCCATCGTAGTCCATCGGCCCGGTCCGATACTCCTTCGTGCCGGCGCCGGTGGTGACGCGCACGATTGCGTTCATGTTCTGGCTGAAGCGGCTCAGGCGCAGGATGTAGCGCTGGGTGGCGGCAGTGACGCTGGCGCTTACGCCCGTCGTCTTGGGGTCGTCGGTCAGCGGCTGCGGCGAGGTAAGGCGGAAACGGTCTACATCGCCGGCGCCGTCGATGCGGCCTGGCATGTCGCCGTTGTCGGCTGGAATGTCGGTAGCTGTATTGACAGTGTTACCGTGGTCGTCGTGCCTGAAGTCCTCGACAAGGATCTCGATGGTGGCGAAGCGGTCGAAGTCGTCGGGAACCGGCGTGGTCTCGATCTCGCCAACGTCGGCCAGGCCTGCCTGGGTGAAGATGGCTTTGCCGTCGATGTTGTCGAAGACGATCGTGACGTAGTAATCGCCCGGTTGGTCGTAGGGCATGATGGCCGTGTAGAGGCCATCATCGGCGGTGTCGTCGGGCGCTACGCCGTTGTCGCGAAAAGTCAGGTCGGCGAAACCGCCATCGGGTTTCTCCACCCAGGCTTCGACGCCGGCCCTGGCAATGCGTTCGACCTTGCTCAATTCGGCCACCAGCACGACTTCTTGCGGGTATTGGATGAACTTCCCGGCCGGGCTTGAGACGGTGGCCTGGTAGGTGAAGCCATCGAGGGCGTAGCCGGTGGCCTCGTAATCGACGGCGCGCTCGGAGCCGATGGCGTCGATCTCCAGGCGCCATTCGCCGGGTTCGGGTTCGCTGATGCTGAAGAAGCACAGGGTGTCTGTTTCGTCAGAGTCGCATTGCGGCGGGTCGCTTTCCTGGTCTGATGGATCGAGAAGAAGAAGTTCCGCCCCGCTTTCCGCGCCATCATAGAAGACGGCGACCTCCAGCTCATCCAGTGTGGCATCGACGAAGATGGGGGTCGAGAAAGGTGCGCCTGGCGCGACGGTGAGGTCCTGGGAGGTCCCCAGATCGACATCCAGGATCGGCGAGGCTTCCTGATCGACATCGTTGAGGGCATCGAACAGCTCGCTGGCTTCGGCATCCTCTGTCTCCGCTCCTGCCGCCGTGGGGATGGTAAAGCCGCCGGCGCCGATGGTGGTGTAGGTGCCGACGAAGGGCCGCATCAGCTCGAGCGAATTGCTGAAGAGGTCGTTGGGCTTGTTCGTAGCCGCGTAGTTGAAGACATGCAGCGGCACATTGCCGTGTTGGTTGGGGACTTTCTGGAAGATGTGGGGGTCGGTTTGGTCGGTGTAACCGCCGTCGATGATCACAAAGACACCGCGATCGATGATGACGGCGTTGTTGGCGGCCTGGGCGAGGATAGCTAGCGCTGCCTGGTCGGCGGCATCGATCTTGCGGTCATTGACGCCCGCTTTGGCCTGGATCGTGTCGATCTGGTTTTTGATGGCGGCGCGGGTGGCGGGGCTGTCGATGGTTGTAAAGGCCTGCACCACTGTGTGGACATCGGCAAAGGTGAGGATGGCGATTTGGTCGCCCTGGTTGGCGCTGTCCACATAGTTCTTCAGCGCCAGCTTGGCGCTTTCCAGCTTGTTGTCGGCCCCCATGTCGGCGGAAACGTTGATCAGGAAGATGCGCTGCTTGGTGGTGGTGGCGTTGGCATCGGCCCAAACGATGTTGAGCGAGGCGCGCGCCGCCGACTGGTTGGCAGGAAGCTCTACGCTGGGGTCCTGACCGGCGGGCGGTTGTTTGGCGGCCAGGTCGGGCCAGTAGATGCGCTGGCCTCGCTGCGCCTGCGGGTCATCGTTGGGCGAGCGCGCCACCACCTCCCACCCGCTGGCCTGGAAGGAGCGATAGTGGGCGGTTTGGGTGCGGCCGGCGGCAGCGGTTGATTTGGGCGTGGAGAAGTTGAGGGCGGCGAAGTTGATGTCCTGTCCGGCCGCACACATGATCGAGCACGGGGTGGGTGGTGTGTCGTTTGCCTGCGGCGAACCGGGGTCTGTGCTCCCCCTGTCGGCGGCGTACTCATCGAGGACGCCATACATGTAGTGTCCCCATTCATGGATGAGGGTGTTGACGAAGAAGCCACGCTGGGCGGGATTGGCGAGCGACAGGTCGCCGAAAATCGTGTCGCCCATGAAGACGGTGCCGCGCCCTTTGCCATAGCCGTTGGTGGTTGCACGCGGCTGCGCTTCCGCGGCAGCCCAGAGGATGTCGGCGCGGTCGGAGAAGCGCCCGTTGTCGTAGATGGTGATGGTGCGGACCTTGTGGGCGCCGTTGCTGGCTTCGTAGAGCGCATCGGCGAAGAGCTGCAAGATATCCACATAGGGCTGGCGTTCCGCCTCGGTTGCGGCCGTCTTGTAGAGCGATACAGTCAGGTCGATCAGCCGGGCATTGTCATTGGGCGCGGTGGGCGGCGGCGGCGGCGGCACAATCACCGGGATGGCTTCGGGCTTGGCGAGCTGTTCGACTTCCTGGGCGCTGAGCGCCCGCTGATAGATGCGCAGGTCATCAAGGAAGCCCTGCCACGGGCTGAGTCCGTTTCCTTCCAGCCCGATCCCCAGCCCATTGCCGCCCCCGGGCGGCGCCGTCTGGTTGGTCTGCACCTCTTTGCCATCCATATACAACCGATTGGCTCCGCCGTCCCAGGTGTAGGCCACGTGCACCCACCTGCCCAGCGGCATACCGCCGCCAGCGATGGTGGGGTACAGTATCAGTTGGCCGCTGGGCGAGACGCCGAACCAGGGTGCGTCGTCGCCGAATTCGAAGATGGTGCGCCAATTGCCCCAGGCGGCGGCATCGTTGCGCACCCAGGCCGCCAACGAATAAGGCCCCGCCGGGGCATTGCGGGCCACGGTGACGCGGTCGTTGGCGCCATCGAACTGGGCCGCCTGACCCAAGCGGCCCGCCACGCCCGCCGTCGGGCAGGCGGCCCCTGCACAGGCGCCGTTGGCGCCATTGCCAGAGCTATCGGCGAATGCGGTGGCGCCTGCGTTTTCGTCGAACTTGAGCCATAGGACCGGGCCTGGCAGGTCTTGAGCCAGCGCCGGTCGCGGCAAGAGTGAGAGCAAGAAGCTGATGAGCAGGATCAGACTACCGGCAGCGCGGCGAGCCTTGAAACTGCGCGTTG
This genomic window from Caldilineales bacterium contains:
- a CDS encoding YbjN domain-containing protein, with protein sequence MTNTTLSFLGDRSTWQGAKVALDDIHGLWGGRRVVVQGDGVAFVTQVDLAQEEQIFRLALGVERALRVFDVCVGNDILAIVFPPHTPVPDEVSTRLEITNPAGQSQTVTHWANGPVDYRFEEARAVLTVVADNMEQFQPAALPRPEPPPAPVQPAPAAPPAPPSPERLLAAITGYFQAEKWSFERVADRPVLRLPFQGKNGKWTCYAQVRVAVGLEQFLFYSVMPLNAPEPKRQAIAEFITRANYGMALGNFELDFSDGEVRYKTSIDATHIDLMPALIKPMVVTNYLMMDKYFPGLMSVIYANVSPAEAVKQIEG
- a CDS encoding HindIII family type II restriction endonuclease, which gives rise to MPGLLSAQDESFTHLAVLVRYAEYAGQAAAIGLVREVFNSVAAMNPSKNAATYWQAVNRTFVNADGSIRDLWREEKIASVESIELAREEALRFLAAERERIMRLTRDEAIREVLQWRKIENRIIAVQSVTDNNLLAAG
- a CDS encoding site-specific DNA-methyltransferase, with translation MNDAYIDRITLADCRDHLPLLADESVELFLSDIPYGISLDDWDVLHNNTNSALLGQSPAQVGKSGFKRRGKPINGWSQADRNMGKEYEEWCLSWAQMVLPKLKSGSSVFVFGARRTIHRVVNAFEDSGFLLKDILAWKKDSAHHRAQRVSIVFERRGLKDAAQAWHGWRLGNLAPIYEPIAWFMKPYRIGGTIADNILEHGVGAMNIEDCQLQGANPTNILEFGFQKQEERIHEAQKPLKLIQFLIRLMTKEGQTVLDPFMGSGTTAVAAKQLKRHFIGFEVVPEFHARALDRLDHETATPYFSESRTLQPMLFEKPMGEYESQQVAAPDRGRLTLRSGRQALR
- the hisZ gene encoding ATP phosphoribosyltransferase regulatory subunit; the protein is MDPRSPISDLRSPLPNPPAIPRGVADYFGAAAVARRRAEASLRELGRRWAYVEVIPPTFEYAETLASEAGAQLAEELYRFIDRDGSALALRPDLTIPTARLAGSKLFDQPLPLRFFYSGPAFRYEEPRAGRQREFWQAGIELIGAGSADADAEVLAFAVQGLAALELPEFSFTLGHLGYFHGLIEHLQLPPTAVQTLHSALDRKSRDDLAAFVADLHLPDGDRAAVLGLLDLAGPQGAGVLGRALALTRNSTMTAAIDRLRSVESRLEHYGVKTHFAVDLADVRGMDYYTGITFKAYTPQIGFAVVNGGRYDNLIGHFGPAQPAVGCAFYLDRILLARTRQAGPPAEPAPDLLVYPCACGDYVRLAAEARAAGLVVALALGPEPENFAPRAVRCTCDGFLRIEDGAGDMQPVARANWLAGWRT
- the hisG gene encoding ATP phosphoribosyltransferase; this encodes MNETRLPPPASRLTLALPKGRLTDDALIWLERAGWPLPLADTGRRLVAPSTDASLNYIMAKPMDVPVFVEQGAADLGIAGLDVLRERGADVFEPLRLPFGFCRLSVAAPAARPDRPLRLETNPRVATKYPRLTEAFFRQRGISAELIVLSGSVELAPLVDLADLIVDMVETGDTLHANGLVERRTILDSQAILIVNRASYRLHTEQIDGLIAAMREVVIGN
- a CDS encoding VWA domain-containing protein, which produces MSTSTRSFKARRAAGSLILLISFLLSLLPRPALAQDLPGPVLWLKFDENAGATAFADSSGNGANGACAGAACPTAGVAGRLGQAAQFDGANDRVTVARNAPAGPYSLAAWVRNDAAAWGNWRTIFEFGDDAPWFGVSPSGQLILYPTIAGGGMPLGRWVHVAYTWDGGANRLYMDGKEVQTNQTAPPGGGNGLGIGLEGNGLSPWQGFLDDLRIYQRALSAQEVEQLAKPEAIPVIVPPPPPPTAPNDNARLIDLTVSLYKTAATEAERQPYVDILQLFADALYEASNGAHKVRTITIYDNGRFSDRADILWAAAEAQPRATTNGYGKGRGTVFMGDTIFGDLSLANPAQRGFFVNTLIHEWGHYMYGVLDEYAADRGSTDPGSPQANDTPPTPCSIMCAAGQDINFAALNFSTPKSTAAAGRTQTAHYRSFQASGWEVVARSPNDDPQAQRGQRIYWPDLAAKQPPAGQDPSVELPANQSAARASLNIVWADANATTTKQRIFLINVSADMGADNKLESAKLALKNYVDSANQGDQIAILTFADVHTVVQAFTTIDSPATRAAIKNQIDTIQAKAGVNDRKIDAADQAALAILAQAANNAVIIDRGVFVIIDGGYTDQTDPHIFQKVPNQHGNVPLHVFNYAATNKPNDLFSNSLELMRPFVGTYTTIGAGGFTIPTAAGAETEDAEASELFDALNDVDQEASPILDVDLGTSQDLTVAPGAPFSTPIFVDATLDELEVAVFYDGAESGAELLLLDPSDQESDPPQCDSDETDTLCFFSISEPEPGEWRLEIDAIGSERAVDYEATGYALDGFTYQATVSSPAGKFIQYPQEVVLVAELSKVERIARAGVEAWVEKPDGGFADLTFRDNGVAPDDTADDGLYTAIMPYDQPGDYYVTIVFDNIDGKAIFTQAGLADVGEIETTPVPDDFDRFATIEILVEDFRHDDHGNTVNTATDIPADNGDMPGRIDGAGDVDRFRLTSPQPLTDDPKTTGVSASVTAATQRYILRLSRFSQNMNAIVRVTTGAGTKEYRTGPMDYDGYWTLALDLMPSEVVAVEVRHSSGQAAAGSYAVSFGKPVAGESRPAVQGPVFLPVILH